TTTGCCACGGTCGACCAAAACGGGGGAGCGAAATTGTCGAGGCAGCACCTGCAGGCGGCACGCTTGGCCGGCGGCCATAGGCCTCCAAAGAGACGCCGGGCGCTTGCATCTGGATGCGCTCCATGCGTTGGATTCGTCCTTAAACTAATCCGGATAATTTGTCAGAGGAGCGTCGACGATGAGGACCGCCATCATATTCGACTGTGAATTTCTTTGCCTGGAAGGCTCGCAACGCAGATTTTGGTGCGCGGCCCACGATCCCGATCCTGTCATTGCGCAGATCGGAGCCGTCAAGCTTGGCCTCGAGGGCGAGTTTCCGATCCTCGATACGCACAAGTCCTATGTTCGGCCCATCGATCGCTTCGGTAAGCAGTATCCGCTCGATCCTTATTTCACCAATCTGACCGGCATCACCGAAGAGGATATCGACGCCCATGGCGTGGCGTTGGAGGATGCCCTTTCCAGCGTCGACAGCTTCTCGGGCGGCGCCCGGTTTTGGTCGTGGGGCAAGGACGAGCTGAACATGTTGGCCATCAGCTGCTATGTCGCAGGCATTCAGCCTTCCATCCCGGCCCGCCGGTTCGACAACGCCGTCAAGCTTCTCGTCGCTGCGGGCATGCCGATCGAGGTTTTGGCAAAGACGCCCAGCAACAAACTGGCCGACTATTACGAGGTCGAACATCCTCCATTGCGTGGGCATGACGCGCTCGACGACGCTCTGTCGATATCATACACGCTGCAACATCTGATGAAGAGCGGAAAATTGCAGCCCGAGGTTTTCCACCGAACCTGAGGACAGAGAGAACGTCCCGATCCTCCCCTACCGCGCAAACCTGCAGGCGCCGGCGACACACAGGATGACGGCAACGGTCACGGCGAGCATGGCTGAGGTCACGGGCTCGTGCAGCAGGGTTGCGGCAAGCGCCAGGCCGAAGAACGGCTGGAGCAGCTGCAATTGGCCGACGGCGGCGATGCCGCCCTGCGACAGGCCGCGATACCAGAAGATGAAGCCGATCAGCATGGAAAACAGCGAGACATAGGCAAGACCGAGCAGCGCCGGCGCTTCGATGCCGGAGAAGGTTGCCGGCCGATGGAAAAGCGCGACCACAACCGTCACCGGCAGCGACAGC
The Rhizobium leguminosarum DNA segment above includes these coding regions:
- a CDS encoding 3'-5' exonuclease, which encodes MRTAIIFDCEFLCLEGSQRRFWCAAHDPDPVIAQIGAVKLGLEGEFPILDTHKSYVRPIDRFGKQYPLDPYFTNLTGITEEDIDAHGVALEDALSSVDSFSGGARFWSWGKDELNMLAISCYVAGIQPSIPARRFDNAVKLLVAAGMPIEVLAKTPSNKLADYYEVEHPPLRGHDALDDALSISYTLQHLMKSGKLQPEVFHRT